From one Bacillus sp. FJAT-42376 genomic stretch:
- a CDS encoding ABC transporter ATP-binding protein translates to MARVSANDLTIGYGEDLIVKNLNVQIPDKRVTAIIGSNGCGKSTLLKAMTRIISHRSGSVLLDGKEISKENTKILAKKMAILPQTPEAAAGLTVGELVSYGRFPYQKGFGRLTSKDLDVIEWACEVTGIADYKYRPVDSLSGGQRQRVWIAMALAQETEIIFLDEPTTYLDMAHQLEVLELLQSLNREQGRTIVMVLHDLNQAARFADYMIAMKNGKLVKAGTPEDMMTPDTLRDVFQIDAVIGRDPNTHKPMCMTYNLIKGEKIHEETIRSDYAGTGSAY, encoded by the coding sequence ATGGCACGGGTCTCTGCAAACGATTTGACCATCGGCTACGGCGAAGATCTCATTGTCAAAAATCTGAACGTACAGATACCGGATAAACGGGTAACGGCCATCATCGGCTCCAACGGCTGCGGAAAATCCACACTGCTTAAAGCGATGACGAGAATTATTTCCCACCGTTCCGGATCGGTCCTTTTAGACGGAAAAGAAATATCAAAGGAAAATACGAAAATCCTGGCGAAGAAAATGGCCATCCTTCCTCAAACCCCTGAAGCCGCAGCAGGTTTGACGGTCGGCGAACTCGTATCCTATGGCCGGTTTCCTTATCAAAAGGGATTTGGGAGATTGACCTCTAAGGATCTGGATGTCATAGAATGGGCGTGTGAAGTAACCGGGATTGCGGATTACAAATACCGTCCTGTGGATTCCTTATCCGGCGGACAGCGCCAGCGGGTTTGGATTGCCATGGCTCTCGCACAGGAAACTGAAATCATCTTTTTAGATGAACCAACGACCTACCTTGATATGGCCCACCAGCTCGAGGTGCTGGAGCTGCTCCAATCGCTCAACCGCGAACAGGGAAGGACCATTGTCATGGTACTTCATGACTTGAACCAGGCGGCGAGGTTCGCTGATTATATGATTGCCATGAAAAACGGAAAGCTTGTGAAAGCAGGCACTCCGGAGGATATGATGACTCCGGATACTTTAAGAGACGTTTTTCAGATTGATGCCGTAATTGGACGCGATCCGAATACACATAAACCCATGTGCATGACCTACAACTTAATAAAAGGAGAAAAGATACATGAAGAAACGATTCGTTCCGATTATGCTGGCACTGGTTCTGCTTATTAG
- a CDS encoding iron-hydroxamate ABC transporter substrate-binding protein, whose translation MKKRFVPIMLALVLLISACGKQEETGEKRGASKESGTFTYESETGPVKVPANPKRVVMLSGFTGNVLQLGVNVVGADVWSKNNPTFSKEMKDVAEVSDENLEKIIELEPDLIIGLSNIKNIDKLKEIAPTVTYTWGKLDYLNQHIEIGKLLNKEKEAKAWVDDFKKRTAAAGDEIRGKIGEDATVSVIEAFGKDLYVYGNNWARGTEILYQGMKLKMPAKVEEVALKSGYYTLSAEVLPDYAGDYVILSKYSDADTAFEETQTFKNIPAVKNGRLFEMKGEGASFSDPITLEKQLEFIKKSFLNT comes from the coding sequence ATGAAGAAACGATTCGTTCCGATTATGCTGGCACTGGTTCTGCTTATTAGTGCCTGCGGTAAACAAGAAGAAACAGGAGAAAAAAGGGGCGCCTCAAAGGAATCAGGAACCTTTACATATGAATCAGAAACAGGACCGGTGAAGGTTCCGGCAAATCCGAAGCGCGTAGTCATGCTCTCAGGGTTTACAGGAAATGTCCTGCAGCTGGGAGTGAATGTGGTTGGAGCAGATGTCTGGTCCAAAAACAATCCAACGTTTTCAAAAGAAATGAAAGATGTTGCGGAAGTTTCGGATGAAAACCTGGAGAAAATTATTGAACTGGAACCCGACTTGATTATCGGTTTATCCAATATTAAAAACATCGATAAACTAAAAGAGATTGCCCCTACGGTTACCTATACGTGGGGGAAACTCGATTATTTAAATCAGCATATTGAAATTGGCAAGCTATTGAACAAAGAAAAGGAAGCAAAAGCTTGGGTGGATGACTTTAAAAAGCGGACGGCGGCAGCCGGGGACGAAATCCGCGGAAAAATCGGAGAAGATGCAACGGTATCCGTCATCGAAGCCTTCGGAAAGGACCTTTATGTGTACGGGAATAACTGGGCTCGCGGAACAGAGATTCTCTATCAGGGAATGAAACTGAAAATGCCTGCGAAAGTGGAAGAAGTTGCGCTGAAGTCCGGATACTATACCCTTTCAGCTGAAGTATTGCCTGACTATGCCGGAGACTATGTCATTTTAAGCAAATATTCCGATGCTGACACAGCTTTTGAAGAAACCCAAACCTTCAAGAATATTCCTGCTGTTAAAAACGGGCGTCTGTTTGAAATGAAGGGAGAGGGTGCTTCATTCAGCGACCCAATTACACTGGAAAAACAACTGGAGTTCATCAAGAAGTCCTTTTTGAATACCTGA